The sequence AAATTACCAGGCGTTCAAGAAGCCAATGTCAATTTAGCGACTGAAAAGTTGACCATTGATTATGATCAAGCAAACCTGTCTGAAAAAGATATCCAAGCGGCAGTGGCTGATGCTGGCTATCAAACCATGAGCCCCGATGTACAAAAAACATTCAATATTGAAGGAATGACATGTGCTTCGTGTGCACAGACGGTTGAAAAAGCTGTTGGGAAATTGTCTGGAGTTTCAACGGTCAGTGTAAACTTAGCAACTGAAAAGATGCAGATCCATTATGATCCGGCAACCGTTACAGCTTCCAGCATTACCCAAGCAGTAGCGGATGCAGGTTATGAGGCTGTCGAAGAAGTTGATTCTGCAAATGAAGCAGATGAGCACCAAGATAAGAAAGCGGTCTACATTCAAAGCATTTGGAAGAGATTTTGGGTTTCTGCTCTTTTTACAGTTCCGTTATTGTACATTTCAATGGGACATATGTTGGGAGCACCTCTTCCTGAATTCCTGAACCCTGCAATGAATCCTGGTGTATTTGCCATTGCCCAACTTATTTTGACCTTGCCAGTTATCTTTTTAGGGAAAAAATTCTTTACAGTTGGTTTCAGAGCGTTATTTAAAGGCCACCCGAATATGGATTCATTAGTAGCTTTAGGAACCAGTGCAGCATTTATTTATAGTGCAGGAGCAACTGTCGGAGTTTTTATGGGACATCCTGATTACGCGATGGAACTATATTACGAATCAGCTGCAGTTATTTTAACGCTAATCACCTTAGGGAAATACATTGAAGCACTTTCGATGGGGAAAACTTCTGAAGCAATAAAAAAATTAATGGGCCTAGCTCCTAAAACTGCCCGTGTTATCCGCAATGGACAAGAAGTTGAACTGGCGGTTGCAGATGTCCAAGTCGGCGATAGCATCGTTGTTAAACCTGGCGAGAAAATGCCGGTGGATGGAACGGTCACTGAAGGAACAACTTCGGTTGATGAAGCGATGCTGACGGGAGAAAGCATGCCTATCGAAAAAAATAAAGGCGACAATATCATTGGAGGCAGCATTAATACTAATGGGACGATTCAGTACGAAGCGACTAAAGTTGGGAAAGATACGGCTTTAGCACAAATCATCAAATTAGTAGAGGATGCACAAGGTTCAAAAGCGCCGATAGCTAAATTAGCTGACACGATTTCGGGTTACTTTGTTCCAATCGTCATTGGCTTAGCATTGCTTTCCGGTTTAACGTGGTTTGTCGCAGGACAATCTGGCATCTTTGCTTTAACGATCATTATTTCGGTTTTAGTGATTGCTTGTCCATGTGCGCTAGGACTAGCAACGCCTACAGCGATCATGGTAGGAACTGGAAAAGGCGCTGAACATGGCGTCTTGATCAAAAGCGGCGTAGCACTTGAAGCAACTCATCAAGTTCAAACAGTTGTCTTTGATAAAACGGGAACGATCACAGAAGGCAAACCTAAAGTAACGGACATCATCACTACGAATGGATTTCTTAAAGATGACTTGTTGCTGCTAGCTGCTTCAGCTGAAAAAGGATCAGAACATCCGCTTGGCGAAGCCATTGTCAATGCGGCAGAAGAGCAAAAGATGACCTTATTGAAGACGCATGATTTTAGTGCAGTTCCAGGACATGGAATCGAAGGAACGATAAATGATCAGTTTGTTTTATTAGGAAATAAAAAATTAATGGAGGAACGCTCTATCTCATTGGGAACGTTGATCACTGTTTCAGATGAATTGGCGGGCCAAGGAAAAACGCCTATGTATGTGGCGGTTGACGGTCAATTGGCTGGCATCATCGCCGTTGCAGATACGATCAAAGAAAACAGTAGAATGGCCATTGAGAAGTTGCATCGCATGGGATTAGAAGTAGCGATGATTACGGGCGACAATACCCGGACTGCTGATGCGATTGCCAAACAAGTCGGAATCGACCGCGTATTAAGCGAAGTTTTACCAGAAGAAAAAGCAAACGAAGTGAAGAAATTGCAAGCAGAGGGCAAAAAAGTTGCGATGGTAGGAGACGGGATCAATGATGCACCGGCTTTAGCACAAGCTGATATCGGAATTGCTATTGGTTCGGGAACAGATGTTGCCATTGAATCAGCGGATATTGTTTTAATGAGAAGCGATTTGATGGATGTTCCAACGGCAATTGAATTGAGTAAAGCAACAATCAAAAATATCAAAGAAAATCTGTTTTGGGCATTTGCTTACAATACACTGGGCATTCCTGTCGCAATGGGGATCTTGTTCCTGTTTGGTGGTCCTTTATTGAACCCGATGCTTGCCGGAGCAGCGATGAGTTTTAGTTCCATATCGGTTTTATTGAATGCTTTGCGGTTGAAACGATTTAAACCATCTTCAATGTAAATAGAAAAAAGCAAGACCACTAAATTTAAAGGAGACAGATAAAATGAAAAAAGAATTAACGATTGAAGGCATGAAATGTGAAGGCTGTGCCAGTACGGTTGCTGAAAAGTTTCAAGCAGTAGACGGCGTTGAACGCGTGATGATCGATTTAGACAGTAAGACGGCTACGGTAGAAAGCCAAAAAGACATCAATGAATCGGTATTTCAAGAAGCGCTGGCTGATACGAAATATAAAGTTGTAGAAACAGCAAACTAATGTAGTGAAAAAACGAAAAAAAACAGCTGCTGATTAAATTGGCGGCTGTTTTTCTTTTTAATCTATTTTAACCTTTAGTTTCTCTTTTTTTAGTAATGATAGGAGTGAAATCGGCATAAAATAAAAAATATAGGCGCCTGAACCCTTTTGAGTACCTTAAAGCTATTAAATGTCTATTGATAAGGTAGGCAAACTCCTTTTTAGTACCTTAAGTCTTTTAAATTGCTATCGATAAGGTAGGCAAGCACACTATATGCGCTTCTATGGATTTTTGAGATGATTTTTGCATTCTAAGTGTCGCCAGCATAGTAAAAAAAGTTGACTTCCATATCGTTATTCAGTATGCTTTGTTTATCAAATTCAAATTGTGAGGGATCATTATGGAAAAGCAGTCAGCAATCCAGAATCAACTACAATTAAATAATTATTACTTTAGCTATCTTAGATGCTGTTTGTAGAAATGATTACTCATGGATGCAAACAACTAACAACTTTGTTTGTATCTATAATGGCTAGAGCTCTTTGAGTTTGATGAATTATGCCACATAGATGAAATTTAAAATCTAGGTGGTTATCACGTAACTTTTATACTAAAACGTCTTTTTGTTAAGCGAAGACGAAACACCCACCTAGATTTTATACAAAATCTAAGTGGGTGTTTTTTATTGGTTAGAAAAGCAAGTTATTATTAACTGCTTATCCAAAAAAGAAGTGCTGATGGACTTTTAGTTTGGGTAAGCACAAAAATAGGAGGAAGAAGAAATGAAAAATGGAAAAAGAATAAACAATAAGCTGGCTGGTTTAGCTATAGCACTCATTGCCACATTGAGTTTGGCGGCATGCGGCAATTCAGCAGACAGCAAAGAAGATGAAGTAGTACATGTAGGCATATTGCAATTTATGGAACATGGTCCATTAACATCTGCACGAGAAGGGTTTCTAAGCGAACTGGCAGAAGCTGGTTACGTTGAAGGAGAAAATTTAGTGGTTGATTACCAAAATGCCCAAG is a genomic window of Carnobacterium sp. CP1 containing:
- a CDS encoding heavy metal translocating P-type ATPase — encoded protein: MTHKTFTIEGMTCASCAQTVEKAAKKLPGVQEANVNLATEKLTIDYDQANLSEKDIQAAVADAGYQTMSPDVQKTFNIEGMTCASCAQTVEKAVGKLSGVSTVSVNLATEKMQIHYDPATVTASSITQAVADAGYEAVEEVDSANEADEHQDKKAVYIQSIWKRFWVSALFTVPLLYISMGHMLGAPLPEFLNPAMNPGVFAIAQLILTLPVIFLGKKFFTVGFRALFKGHPNMDSLVALGTSAAFIYSAGATVGVFMGHPDYAMELYYESAAVILTLITLGKYIEALSMGKTSEAIKKLMGLAPKTARVIRNGQEVELAVADVQVGDSIVVKPGEKMPVDGTVTEGTTSVDEAMLTGESMPIEKNKGDNIIGGSINTNGTIQYEATKVGKDTALAQIIKLVEDAQGSKAPIAKLADTISGYFVPIVIGLALLSGLTWFVAGQSGIFALTIIISVLVIACPCALGLATPTAIMVGTGKGAEHGVLIKSGVALEATHQVQTVVFDKTGTITEGKPKVTDIITTNGFLKDDLLLLAASAEKGSEHPLGEAIVNAAEEQKMTLLKTHDFSAVPGHGIEGTINDQFVLLGNKKLMEERSISLGTLITVSDELAGQGKTPMYVAVDGQLAGIIAVADTIKENSRMAIEKLHRMGLEVAMITGDNTRTADAIAKQVGIDRVLSEVLPEEKANEVKKLQAEGKKVAMVGDGINDAPALAQADIGIAIGSGTDVAIESADIVLMRSDLMDVPTAIELSKATIKNIKENLFWAFAYNTLGIPVAMGILFLFGGPLLNPMLAGAAMSFSSISVLLNALRLKRFKPSSM
- a CDS encoding heavy-metal-associated domain-containing protein, with the translated sequence MKKELTIEGMKCEGCASTVAEKFQAVDGVERVMIDLDSKTATVESQKDINESVFQEALADTKYKVVETAN